From one Flavobacteriales bacterium genomic stretch:
- a CDS encoding exopolyphosphatase — MDRDLTYAAIDIGSNAVRLLVGEVIERDDHPVIKKQTLVRVPIRLGEDVFDQGAITVAKQDYLIKSLKAFRLLTEVYGVGYLRCCATSAMREAENRDQVLARVEMESGVHIETISGKLEADLITNTFWTQDLLKDRPYLYIDVGGGSTELTWLEGGKRVKSASFKIGTVRSLKNKVPLSAWVEMQAFLEELRAQHGQLMAIGTGGNINRIFKENGNAFGEPLIRSDIQAQRDRIADYSFDDRVKLLRLRPDRADVIIPAADIFLRVMDFADVDEVFVPKVGLADGIIYDLYMKQYGRARYPQNEPVVA; from the coding sequence GTGGACCGCGATCTCACCTACGCCGCCATCGATATCGGCTCCAACGCTGTGCGCCTGCTGGTGGGTGAGGTCATCGAGCGCGACGATCACCCGGTGATCAAGAAGCAGACGCTGGTGCGCGTGCCGATCCGCCTCGGCGAGGATGTGTTCGATCAGGGGGCCATCACCGTGGCGAAGCAGGATTACCTGATCAAATCGCTCAAGGCCTTCCGCCTGCTCACCGAGGTATATGGCGTGGGCTACCTGCGCTGCTGCGCCACCAGCGCCATGCGCGAAGCCGAGAATCGGGATCAGGTGCTCGCCCGGGTGGAGATGGAGAGCGGCGTTCACATCGAGACGATCTCTGGCAAGCTCGAGGCGGACCTCATCACCAACACCTTCTGGACGCAGGACCTGCTGAAGGACCGGCCCTACCTGTACATTGATGTTGGCGGCGGCAGCACGGAGCTCACTTGGCTCGAAGGCGGCAAGCGCGTGAAGAGCGCCAGCTTCAAGATCGGCACCGTGCGCTCGCTCAAGAACAAGGTGCCGTTGAGCGCGTGGGTGGAGATGCAGGCCTTCCTCGAGGAGCTGCGCGCGCAGCACGGCCAACTCATGGCCATCGGCACCGGCGGCAACATCAACCGGATCTTCAAGGAGAATGGCAACGCCTTCGGCGAGCCCTTGATCCGCTCCGATATCCAAGCCCAGCGCGATCGCATTGCTGACTATTCCTTCGATGACCGCGTGAAGCTGCTCCGGTTGCGCCCCGACCGCGCGGACGTGATCATCCCTGCCGCCGACATTTTCCTGCGGGTGATGGATTTCGCCGATGTGGACGAGGTCTTCGTGCCCAAGGTGGGCCTCGCCGATGGCATCATCTACGATCTGTACATGAAGCAATACGGGCGAGCGAGGTACCCGCAGAACGAGCCGGTGGTGGCCTAG
- a CDS encoding alanine dehydrogenase, with the protein MKPPYRKIGIIREGKLPADRRVPLTPAQCRDLAFRFPQIDLVVQRSPVRAFSDAEYEAEGVRLTEDLSDRDLIIGVKEVSLEALIPGKAYLFFSHTIKQQPHNRKLMRAVVERGITLIDHELLTDQHGDRVLAFGYWAGVVGAYNGFRAWQLAHGGPPLKPAYACHDLEELERHLHAFPLPKDLRIVLTGGGRVGKGAMGVLERAGVSRVKPDEFLIRAFNEPVYTVLNSQDLYEREDGRPFDKAAFHRDPSDHRARFLPYARRAQLYMACHFWDPRGPKILSATDLRDPDLALQVIADISCDVGGPIDSTLRASSIDHPFFGYDPVNAREVPAGDPGSLTVMAVDNLPCELPRDASEAFGLDLIERVLPALIGDDDERMIDRATLVAEGRLSERFEHLAEYAGLSGSSIP; encoded by the coding sequence ATGAAGCCTCCTTACCGCAAGATCGGCATCATCCGCGAAGGCAAGTTGCCCGCCGACCGCCGCGTTCCATTGACGCCAGCCCAATGCCGCGATCTCGCATTCCGCTTCCCGCAGATCGACCTGGTAGTGCAGCGCAGCCCAGTGCGCGCTTTCAGCGATGCGGAATATGAGGCCGAAGGCGTGCGCCTGACGGAGGATCTCAGCGACCGCGACCTGATCATTGGTGTAAAGGAGGTCTCGCTTGAAGCGCTCATCCCGGGCAAGGCCTATCTCTTTTTCAGCCACACCATCAAGCAGCAGCCGCATAACCGCAAGCTCATGCGCGCCGTGGTCGAGAGAGGCATCACCTTGATCGATCACGAGTTGCTCACCGATCAGCACGGAGACCGTGTGCTGGCCTTCGGCTATTGGGCAGGCGTGGTCGGCGCCTACAACGGGTTCCGGGCGTGGCAGCTGGCCCATGGAGGTCCGCCATTGAAACCGGCGTATGCGTGCCATGACCTGGAAGAGCTCGAGCGGCACCTGCACGCGTTCCCATTGCCCAAGGACCTCAGGATCGTGCTTACTGGCGGCGGCAGGGTAGGGAAGGGGGCCATGGGCGTACTGGAGCGTGCTGGAGTCTCTCGCGTGAAGCCCGACGAGTTCCTGATTCGTGCGTTCAACGAACCAGTGTACACCGTTCTGAATTCGCAAGACCTGTACGAACGCGAGGACGGCCGGCCATTCGATAAGGCGGCATTCCATCGCGACCCATCGGACCATCGCGCGCGCTTCCTGCCCTATGCGCGCCGAGCCCAATTGTACATGGCCTGCCATTTCTGGGACCCGCGCGGCCCGAAGATCCTGAGCGCGACGGATCTGCGCGATCCCGATCTGGCCCTGCAGGTGATCGCCGACATCAGCTGCGATGTGGGCGGTCCGATCGATAGCACCCTGCGCGCCAGCAGCATCGATCACCCGTTCTTCGGCTATGATCCAGTGAATGCGCGTGAGGTTCCGGCTGGCGATCCGGGATCTCTCACGGTCATGGCCGTTGATAATCTTCCCTGCGAATTGCCGCGCGATGCTTCGGAAGCATTCGGATTGGACCTGATCGAGCGTGTGCTCCCGGCCCTGATCGGCGATGATGATGAACGGATGATTGATCGCGCAACCCTTGTTGCTGAGGGTCGGTTGAGCGAGCGGTTTGAGCACCTGGCTGAATACGCGGGCCTGTCGGGATCAAGCATCCCGTAG
- a CDS encoding winged helix-turn-helix transcriptional regulator has protein sequence MAPEETIDFPIRRVWSRISRIYNTEAAKYGGSMAIGQILLNIEPEGTPSTKLGPKMGMEARSMVRTLQTMEEAGLIKRITDTVDKRVVRIHLTAKGKQMRDVSRNTVIRFNEAVQSRFTPAQLNNFRQVMSELDRILEQEQLF, from the coding sequence ATGGCCCCAGAAGAAACGATCGACTTTCCCATCCGCCGCGTGTGGAGCCGCATCTCCCGCATCTACAACACCGAGGCGGCCAAGTACGGAGGCAGCATGGCCATCGGCCAGATACTCCTGAACATCGAACCAGAGGGGACGCCCAGCACCAAGCTCGGTCCCAAGATGGGCATGGAGGCCCGAAGCATGGTGCGCACCCTGCAGACCATGGAGGAGGCCGGGCTCATCAAGCGAATCACCGACACCGTCGACAAGCGCGTGGTGCGCATCCACCTCACCGCGAAGGGCAAACAGATGCGCGACGTGAGCCGCAACACCGTGATCAGATTCAACGAGGCGGTGCAGAGCCGCTTCACCCCCGCACAGCTGAACAACTTCCGGCAGGTGATGTCGGAGCTCGACCGCATTCTCGAACAAGAACAACTTTTCTAG
- a CDS encoding enoyl-CoA hydratase/isomerase family protein has translation MAKRNIRKVAVLGSGVMGSRIACHFANIGTEVLLLDIVPKESTESKVPAERNKIVNDALAFALKSNPSPIYDKRFASRISTGNFDDDLPKIKDCDWIIEVVVERLDIKQQVLADVEKYRTPGTLITTNTSGIPIHAIAEGRSEDFRKHFCGTHFFNPPRYLPLLEIIPGPDTDPAVLTFLEEYGQRILGKVTVMAKDTPAFVANRIGVFGIMDVFHLVTDMGLTVEEVDRLTGPVIGHPKSATFRTADVVGLDTLVKVAQGVKDNCPNDERNSLFSIPEYLQKMVEKNLLGSKTGKGFFFKDRNSPKGEILSLDLKTLEYKPQVKPKFATLDEAKKVDDLRERLKLVYNGTDKAGEFYRRSFQAMFAYVSHRIPEISDELYKIDDGMRAGFGWEAGPFETWDAIGVKKVMEDMKAKEVKVAGWIGEMLAAGHESFYKVENGKRLFYDVASKSYKPVPRAEGLIVLSDLPESSVVWKNSAATVRHLGDGILSVSWTSKMNTIGAEVIQGLNKAIDLAEQGYKGLVVYNDGANFSAGANVGMIFMMAVEQEYDDLEMAVRTFQNTMMRMRYSSIPVVAAPHQLCLGGGTELCLHADKVVAHAETYMGLVEFGVGVIPGGGGTKEFALRLADELKEGDIRINAMRERFLTIGQAKVATSGHEAFALGYLRKGQDEVIVSRAHQLAYAKQCALDLWNKGYTKPAPRKDIKVLGQEGLGIVYVGANSMLSGNYISQHDALISEKLGYVLCGGDLSEATEVSEQYLLDLERKAFVELCMQRKTLERLQSIITSGKVLRN, from the coding sequence ATGGCAAAGAGGAACATCCGTAAGGTCGCCGTCCTCGGCTCCGGCGTCATGGGCAGCCGCATCGCCTGTCACTTCGCTAACATCGGCACCGAAGTGCTGCTGCTCGATATCGTTCCGAAGGAATCAACCGAAAGCAAGGTGCCTGCCGAGCGCAACAAGATCGTGAACGATGCCTTGGCCTTCGCGCTGAAGAGCAATCCCTCGCCGATCTACGACAAACGCTTCGCGAGCCGCATCAGCACCGGCAACTTCGATGATGACCTGCCGAAGATCAAGGATTGCGACTGGATCATCGAGGTGGTGGTGGAGCGGCTCGACATCAAGCAGCAGGTGCTGGCCGACGTGGAGAAGTATCGCACGCCCGGCACACTGATCACCACCAACACCAGCGGCATTCCGATACATGCGATCGCCGAAGGACGCAGTGAGGATTTCCGCAAACACTTCTGCGGCACGCACTTCTTCAACCCGCCGCGCTACCTGCCCTTGTTGGAGATCATTCCCGGTCCGGATACCGACCCGGCGGTGCTCACTTTCTTGGAAGAGTACGGCCAACGCATCCTCGGCAAGGTCACGGTGATGGCCAAGGACACACCCGCCTTCGTGGCCAACCGCATCGGCGTGTTCGGCATCATGGACGTGTTCCACCTCGTCACCGACATGGGCCTCACGGTGGAGGAAGTGGACCGCCTCACCGGCCCCGTGATCGGCCACCCGAAGAGCGCCACCTTCCGCACCGCTGATGTGGTGGGCCTGGATACGCTGGTGAAAGTGGCCCAAGGCGTGAAGGACAACTGCCCCAACGACGAGCGCAACAGCCTCTTCAGCATTCCGGAGTATCTGCAGAAGATGGTCGAGAAGAACCTGCTCGGCAGCAAGACCGGCAAGGGCTTCTTCTTCAAGGACCGCAACTCCCCCAAGGGCGAGATCCTCTCCCTCGACCTGAAGACGCTGGAGTACAAGCCGCAGGTGAAGCCCAAATTCGCCACGCTGGACGAGGCGAAGAAGGTGGATGACCTGCGCGAGCGCCTGAAGCTTGTGTACAACGGCACGGACAAGGCGGGCGAATTCTACCGCCGTTCGTTCCAAGCGATGTTCGCGTACGTGAGCCACCGCATCCCCGAGATCAGCGACGAGCTTTACAAGATCGACGACGGCATGCGCGCCGGCTTCGGCTGGGAAGCGGGTCCGTTCGAGACTTGGGATGCCATCGGCGTCAAGAAGGTGATGGAGGATATGAAGGCGAAGGAGGTGAAGGTGGCCGGTTGGATCGGCGAAATGCTGGCCGCAGGACACGAGTCCTTCTACAAGGTGGAGAACGGCAAGCGCCTCTTCTACGATGTCGCGAGCAAGAGCTACAAGCCGGTGCCGCGAGCGGAAGGCTTGATCGTCCTCAGCGACCTGCCCGAGAGCAGCGTGGTTTGGAAGAACAGCGCCGCCACCGTGCGTCACCTGGGCGATGGCATCCTGAGCGTGAGCTGGACGAGCAAGATGAACACCATCGGTGCGGAGGTGATCCAGGGCCTCAACAAGGCCATCGACCTCGCCGAGCAGGGCTACAAGGGCCTAGTGGTCTACAACGACGGCGCCAACTTCAGCGCGGGCGCCAACGTGGGCATGATCTTCATGATGGCCGTGGAGCAGGAGTACGACGACCTGGAGATGGCCGTGCGCACTTTCCAGAACACCATGATGCGCATGCGCTACAGCAGCATCCCGGTGGTGGCGGCCCCGCACCAGCTGTGCCTGGGCGGCGGCACCGAGCTCTGCCTGCATGCCGACAAGGTGGTGGCGCACGCTGAGACCTACATGGGCCTGGTGGAGTTCGGCGTGGGCGTGATCCCCGGCGGCGGCGGCACCAAGGAGTTTGCCCTGCGCCTCGCCGACGAGCTGAAGGAGGGCGACATCCGCATCAACGCCATGCGCGAGCGCTTCCTCACCATCGGCCAGGCCAAGGTGGCCACCAGCGGGCACGAGGCCTTTGCGCTCGGCTACCTGCGCAAGGGCCAGGACGAGGTGATCGTGAGCCGCGCCCACCAGCTGGCCTACGCCAAGCAATGCGCGCTGGACCTCTGGAACAAGGGCTACACCAAACCCGCGCCGCGCAAGGACATCAAGGTGCTCGGCCAGGAAGGCCTCGGCATCGTGTACGTGGGCGCCAACAGCATGCTCAGCGGCAACTACATCAGCCAGCACGATGCGCTGATCAGCGAGAAGCTGGGCTACGTGCTATGCGGGGGGGACCTGAGCGAGGCGACGGAGGTGAGCGAGCAATACCTGCTGGACCTAGAGCGAAAGGCGTTCGTGGAGCTGTGCATGCAGCGGAAGACCTTGGAGCGGCTGCAGAGCATCATTACAAGTGGGAAGGTGTTGAGGAACTGA
- a CDS encoding four helix bundle protein — MNRYKNLEIWKDAIKLAKAVHVLSESLPKEETYGLKSQMRRAAVSIASNIAEGAGRNNNGEFNQFLGIAIGSAFEVDTQMTIGVELGYFKADTVKELSLQIDSLANRVNKLQQTLTPGKRR, encoded by the coding sequence ATGAACCGATACAAGAACCTCGAGATCTGGAAGGACGCGATCAAGCTCGCGAAGGCGGTGCATGTCCTGAGCGAAAGCCTACCCAAAGAAGAGACCTACGGCCTGAAGAGTCAGATGCGAAGAGCGGCCGTTTCTATTGCCAGCAATATTGCTGAAGGAGCTGGACGCAACAACAACGGCGAGTTCAACCAATTCCTTGGCATCGCCATCGGCTCAGCGTTCGAGGTGGATACCCAGATGACCATCGGCGTTGAACTCGGCTACTTCAAAGCAGACACAGTGAAGGAGCTGTCCTTGCAGATCGACAGCCTAGCCAACCGCGTGAACAAACTTCAACAAACACTCACCCCCGGCAAGCGACGTTAG
- a CDS encoding acetyl-CoA C-acyltransferase: MDAYIVAGFRSAVGKAPRGKFRFTRPDDLAAGVVKHLVASVPNLDIERIDDVIVGNATPEAEQGLNIGRMISLMGLNTDKVPGMTVNRYCSSGSETIAIAAAKIHSGQADVIVAGGVECMSPIPFGGWRIVPNAKVGKANPTYYWGMGLTAEAVARDFKVSREDQDAFSLRSHEKALAAIAAGRFTDDIVPYTVERVYLDAKEKRQVEKYVVDTDEGPRASTLEALAKLKPVFDAKGSVTAGNSSQTSDGAAFVLVVSERMLKQLNVKPIARLLSYHVAGVEPRIMGIGPVAAVPKALEKAGLKLSDIGLFELNEAFASQSLAVVRELGIDPELVNVNGGAIALGHPLGCTGAKLSVQLFNEMRRRKQKYGVVTMCVGTGQGAASVFELLN, encoded by the coding sequence ATGGATGCATACATCGTAGCAGGATTCAGAAGTGCTGTCGGCAAGGCACCTCGTGGAAAGTTCAGATTCACCAGACCCGACGATCTCGCCGCTGGCGTGGTGAAGCACCTGGTGGCCAGCGTGCCCAACCTGGACATCGAACGCATCGACGACGTGATCGTGGGCAACGCCACGCCCGAGGCCGAGCAGGGCCTGAACATCGGCCGCATGATCAGCCTGATGGGCCTGAACACCGACAAGGTGCCGGGCATGACGGTGAACCGCTACTGCAGCAGCGGCAGCGAGACCATCGCCATCGCGGCGGCCAAGATCCACAGCGGGCAGGCCGACGTGATCGTGGCGGGCGGCGTGGAGTGCATGAGCCCGATCCCCTTCGGCGGCTGGCGCATCGTGCCGAACGCCAAGGTGGGCAAGGCGAACCCCACGTACTACTGGGGCATGGGCCTCACCGCCGAGGCCGTGGCGCGCGACTTCAAGGTGAGCCGCGAGGACCAGGACGCCTTCAGCCTGCGCAGCCACGAGAAGGCGCTGGCCGCCATCGCCGCCGGGCGTTTCACCGACGACATCGTACCCTACACCGTGGAGCGCGTGTACCTGGATGCGAAGGAGAAGCGCCAAGTGGAGAAGTACGTGGTGGACACCGATGAAGGTCCGCGCGCGAGCACCCTGGAGGCGCTGGCGAAGCTGAAGCCGGTGTTCGATGCGAAGGGCAGCGTGACGGCCGGCAACAGCAGCCAGACGAGCGATGGCGCGGCCTTCGTGCTGGTGGTGAGCGAGCGCATGCTGAAGCAACTGAATGTAAAACCCATCGCGCGCCTCCTCTCCTACCACGTGGCCGGCGTGGAGCCGCGCATCATGGGCATCGGTCCGGTGGCGGCGGTGCCCAAGGCGCTGGAGAAGGCCGGGCTGAAGCTGAGCGACATCGGGCTGTTCGAGCTGAACGAGGCCTTCGCGAGCCAATCGCTGGCGGTGGTGCGCGAGCTGGGCATCGACCCGGAGCTGGTGAACGTGAACGGCGGCGCCATCGCACTGGGGCATCCGCTGGGGTGCACGGGTGCGAAGCTGAGCGTGCAGCTCTTCAATGAGATGCGGAGAAGGAAGCAGAAGTATGGGGTGGTGACGATGTGTGTGGGGACGGGGCAGGGGGCGGCGAGTGTTTTTGAGTTGTTGAATTGA
- a CDS encoding SBBP repeat-containing protein, producing the protein MNWWRDIINGVQHLPRCTFFHAAIILVLSAAPLLSLGQFQMEWTAEYVHAPEQIHTGLDMHVDPNGTVYLYGYSRSDAGVNTGVLLKNVEREWVWSLELPVQNIYGSMSVDHSGNILIATSGSAPSIGEHYRTMKISPDGVVLWTADFDGGLIPDGWDRPYAIAVGPDNSVFVTGWSEVVPFQHNAVTLKYDSLGNELWYVYYDHVQGAGTSEQGNDLLTDASGNVYVIGQTHELSAEQYYLFALKYSSSGALLWEYLHPGETFTDGRRAKWRPDGTIAIGGAYYLDGQGDLLCDVLDTTGALQWSATYNAPGDWQGTDWFRDIAVGEDGTVLLTGTQFNGSGILDDYLTVKYSSTGELLWARSYNGSTGHDDGYGVAVDEQGNVFVAGRSRQNSSSVLASIATLQYDTEGNLTWSDVYNEDGAGWYRPNWRNSASREVEGKLLVAGAQENSGIGGTGALVLLCYGTNTSIEDRSTSSFGLFPNPARNLIHVDVPCSGMFDWTLLDPIGRVLMKGRAVPCGSMTIDFRNLASGSYLLHVDGTVIHASQKVMIVP; encoded by the coding sequence ATGAACTGGTGGCGTGACATAATTAATGGCGTGCAACACTTACCACGTTGCACATTCTTTCACGCCGCAATCATCCTGGTCCTGTCCGCGGCTCCTCTATTGTCATTAGGCCAATTCCAAATGGAATGGACTGCGGAATATGTCCATGCCCCCGAACAGATACACACCGGCTTGGATATGCATGTAGATCCTAACGGCACCGTTTACCTCTATGGATACTCACGCAGTGATGCAGGCGTGAATACAGGTGTGTTACTCAAGAATGTCGAAAGGGAGTGGGTCTGGTCATTGGAACTTCCGGTTCAGAACATCTACGGATCCATGAGCGTGGATCATTCGGGGAACATTCTGATCGCAACCTCCGGAAGTGCTCCATCCATCGGCGAGCACTATCGGACAATGAAAATCAGTCCCGACGGGGTGGTACTTTGGACAGCAGATTTCGACGGAGGGCTAATTCCAGATGGCTGGGATCGTCCGTATGCGATCGCTGTCGGCCCCGACAACTCTGTATTCGTTACGGGATGGTCGGAGGTGGTGCCCTTCCAGCACAACGCGGTCACTCTGAAGTACGATAGCCTAGGAAATGAACTTTGGTATGTATACTATGATCATGTGCAAGGCGCTGGCACAAGCGAGCAAGGCAACGACCTACTTACCGATGCTTCAGGTAACGTCTATGTAATCGGTCAAACACATGAACTCTCGGCTGAGCAGTACTATCTCTTCGCCCTTAAGTACTCGAGCAGTGGAGCATTGCTGTGGGAATACCTCCACCCCGGAGAAACCTTCACCGATGGCCGCCGCGCTAAATGGCGTCCGGATGGGACCATAGCGATAGGCGGCGCCTACTATTTGGATGGTCAAGGGGATCTATTGTGCGATGTGCTAGACACTACAGGCGCACTCCAATGGTCAGCTACCTACAACGCTCCGGGCGATTGGCAGGGAACAGATTGGTTCCGTGACATTGCTGTTGGGGAGGACGGAACAGTCCTGCTCACCGGGACGCAGTTCAACGGTAGCGGCATACTTGACGACTACCTGACAGTGAAATACAGTTCGACCGGTGAACTGCTTTGGGCAAGGAGCTACAATGGAAGTACAGGTCACGATGACGGGTATGGTGTTGCCGTTGACGAACAAGGAAACGTATTCGTCGCAGGTAGGAGCAGACAGAATTCATCTTCCGTGCTGGCTTCGATCGCCACACTTCAATACGATACAGAGGGCAACCTGACGTGGAGTGATGTGTACAATGAGGATGGCGCTGGATGGTATCGGCCCAACTGGAGAAATTCCGCTTCGAGAGAAGTCGAAGGCAAGTTGTTGGTGGCCGGGGCGCAAGAGAACAGCGGGATCGGAGGAACTGGCGCTCTCGTGCTGCTGTGCTATGGAACAAATACATCGATCGAAGACCGCTCAACGAGTTCTTTTGGCCTATTCCCGAATCCTGCAAGGAACCTCATTCACGTGGATGTCCCATGTTCAGGAATGTTCGACTGGACATTACTTGACCCTATTGGACGAGTTTTGATGAAAGGCCGCGCCGTTCCTTGTGGCTCAATGACAATCGATTTTCGAAATCTCGCCTCTGGCAGTTACCTCCTGCATGTCGACGGTACGGTCATCCATGCATCGCAGAAAGTGATGATCGTGCCATGA
- a CDS encoding Bro-N domain-containing protein, with protein sequence MSALLPSSTLFEQHHIRRLYDEATETWWFSINDIIQALTQQPDYQTARKYWNKLKERLAKEGSQLVTNCHQLKMPAEDGKMRLTDVATAETLLRLVQAVPSPKAEPIKLWLAKVGYQRMQEMADPSLGLDRARELWRKHGRSEKWIQQRMMGQETRNKLTDYWKNHGVQEGDEFAILTNIIHQEWSEVTVKDHKAIKGLKTQNLRDHMTEAELIFTALAEMSTRQIAETEQAVGMPKNKVAARKGGGIAKKARLELEEKTGKSVVSGSNFLPPKRTAQDKSGKKAIAKGRKK encoded by the coding sequence ATGAGCGCCCTGCTTCCCTCTTCCACCCTGTTTGAACAGCATCACATTCGCAGACTCTACGATGAAGCGACGGAGACGTGGTGGTTCTCCATCAACGACATCATCCAAGCCCTGACCCAGCAGCCGGACTACCAGACCGCGCGCAAGTATTGGAACAAACTGAAAGAGCGGCTGGCCAAGGAAGGAAGTCAACTGGTGACAAACTGTCACCAGTTGAAAATGCCGGCTGAAGACGGCAAAATGCGCCTCACCGATGTAGCGACCGCCGAGACCCTGTTGCGCCTCGTTCAGGCGGTGCCCAGCCCGAAGGCTGAACCCATTAAACTCTGGTTGGCGAAGGTGGGCTACCAGCGTATGCAAGAAATGGCCGATCCCAGCTTGGGTCTGGACCGCGCCCGCGAGCTCTGGCGCAAGCACGGCCGCAGCGAGAAGTGGATCCAACAGCGGATGATGGGTCAGGAGACACGCAACAAACTCACCGACTATTGGAAGAACCACGGCGTGCAGGAAGGTGACGAGTTCGCGATCCTTACGAACATCATCCACCAGGAGTGGAGCGAGGTGACGGTGAAGGACCACAAGGCCATCAAGGGCCTGAAGACCCAGAACCTGCGGGATCATATGACAGAGGCCGAACTGATCTTCACCGCCCTAGCGGAGATGAGTACGCGGCAGATCGCGGAGACCGAGCAGGCCGTGGGCATGCCGAAGAACAAGGTGGCCGCACGCAAAGGTGGCGGCATTGCAAAGAAGGCGCGGCTGGAGTTGGAGGAGAAGACCGGAAAGTCGGTAGTATCAGGGAGCAACTTTCTGCCACCGAAGAGGACCGCACAGGACAAGAGCGGTAAGAAGGCGATCGCTAAAGGCCGGAAGAAGTGA